agaggggtattcctctctattttgcgGTAGTCGATGCGCTAGAGTCATTCCCAaaagaaaccacaatgtcctgcTTCATTTTCAGTACAtcaacagtatgtatccaatgtggacaCTCCGGTAAGATGTAACCTTGTTGAGtactgtaatcaatcagtctgttgtatctctcagctgtgatgagccttaatgctgaagttgttagatTAAAGCCGTTTTCTAGCTGTAgtcgtgtagtagtaatacgagtgataacggagtgctgttctatgtaaacaatgacgaaCAGATttacttcacgtcaccaactggctcatattacacacaaaaatgatcttttgccatcacctgctggttaacatatgtaatgtaaaaaaaattaaaaagagacacatagcctacattagctcttaacaaatatgcactgctcttacactttagtttaggactacgaacacaagtggagtgatatacacacagtgcagaccatcagtgctcatggaacgtctctcgtccaatcagatttgaggaccggaactaactgttgtgtgtgtgtgtatatatatatatataattttccctTGTTTATCAATAACTTTCAATAAAATATGGTTTACAGAACACACTTCTAGTCATAACTTTCATTTATGCTCTTCTGCTTCTTGAAATGATTCATGATATTAAgaaaattattcaatatatacTCTTGGAAGATAACAGTCTTTATCACCTTTCATGTTTATCAACAATGCCATCTTCTGGTACAAAACTGTATGACCTCTGCAACtctcaatataaaaaaatgacattagaTCTGcataacaaattatttttacCTGCTTTTTTTTACTTTGGATAATTGGATCCTACActcaattgaatttttttttatgatttatgcattttaatttcataacatgtTGACATTGATTTACTTTTGTTAAACATCACACAATTCAAGTTGAtgaaattttgttattaaatagaAATTTGTCAATCTTAAAAACAAGCTAACATATTTTTGGAATGTAGATGATATTGGTATAGAATAATGTTCAGCTAGGAGATGTCCCTGGATGATATTCCTCAGAAAATGGTAATGGTAAGTAATATTTCCAGCAACAACTTACCTTATGTATATAAGGTTTACAAATTATTTCCATAAAGTCAATTTTAGAAACTTAACATGTTTACAGTGTTTAAATGAAACACTATCATGGGGTCACACGGTTTTGAATAACCTTTTgattttttgtcaatattttgatgaaagatttatTTGCATGGCACATTTAATGTCAACAGAAATCCTGACTGAACCTCAAATGGACTCTTGAGATAAAATATAATTGCAGATACATTTAACAGTGTCCAAAGCTAGGGGGAGCCATTACCAGTTAAATAAAATTGAGATTTTACTGATCCTTTGTTTTCAGTCAATAAGTTTCCGTGAGGCAGAAACTTTGAAGTTCTTGGCTTCATTTATCGTAATAAAAATCAGAATACCAATATAAAAATGTCAGTAGTGACTGTAGAGTACATTAAAATAGGCTACAGTAAACATACTTTGTTAatagcttgaaaaaaaaaaaaaatcatggtatACCATTCGACACTGAGGCAAGTGTACTTATGGAAAATTAGCTGCTCTCTTGGATCTTGTAAAATTGGAGGATAATGCAAAGAATGCTTATTATAAGCACTACCAAGACTATTACTTAATCTCAGTGGGGGGGCTAAAATTGTCCTGGAGCCAGCAGACCTCAGAGAATGTACCAAGCCAGACATGCGATTCAGTAACATACATTCCACTGCATCTTCAGATTCACCTGCTCAAATGCAGAACTCCTTGTACCTACTGCATGTACCCCATACATGCAGGCTGGAGATGAAATTTTCATGAAATTAGAGAggaattttcttttcttctcttttaacatttcacatttcttttttctgATTAGTACATTATAAGACCGTCTTAAATCTTAACTTGTTTAACTCTAAGGCATTCATTGAAGAGTTTCAAAGATGATCAAAATAACTTAACAATAAACAACCATCTCACTGTACATTCAAGAATTACAATCAAATATGACTCAAGTTGctctttaaacctttatggataacaaaatcttttttttttctctctctccatggcATAGCACTATTTTTCATTAATATCACAATTATAGAAATATGGCATGCGTTTTGCCATCAGCACATCTATTTCAAAAGTCAAACACTGAAAATGGACAAAACGGCAGTATTAAAAACCATAACATTGTCTTTCCACTCTCTCTGGCACACAAGTACATCATCACCACTACGTCTCTCATCAACATTGGCACTTGCAAAACAATCAACTCTGATCGAGCTGAGCAAGTATACGATCCCCATGAGTAAAAACATCCATATTAAATGGCACCACTAACAACAAGGCAAGTCAACTGCACGTTAACAAGGGCTCTCCAGTCCACTGTGCTGCATGCCTAATCCAAGGCGAAATTAGTTTCTTAATAAACCAAAGTTTGCCCATCTGATTGTTTAGTGATCTAATGGAGAGTTAAGGCATTAAGTTGAATATCTGCTTCCACTGAGGGTTTGATTCCAGTATTCTTTACTTCTTGtgattaatataaacacacacatggcataCTGTTATGAATTTTAAACTATACAGTATCAGACAAACTGATTGTGTAAATAAGACCACTTTGACATTGTCCGACAAAATTTAGCTACAGTCATTTTAAGGCCACGTTGAAGGACCTCACAGTAGACAAAATAAAGCACACTATGTGTGATTCGAGAGGTGTATTACCTTAAAATTCTGAGTGAAATTAGGCCTCACAACACAACAGATACAAAGCCAATTTAGCTTTCTCATATCTGATTTGTAAAACTTGAATTTGAAAAGCTGGCTGATTGTACCATGACACTTTTTTCAGGCctgatttgaaaatgaaaaatggagaaggccaaaaaaataaatacaaataaaacaattaatgaatGCTTGCTTCAAAGTCCAATAAACTTTACATTTTGGCAAGATAAAAGAGACAGCATAGTATTCCATGTGATTGCCATTCACTGCTTTGTCCCGACTTGAGCAATTGAGGTAAACTCATTTAACGCAGGGAATGAGGGAAGCTTAACCGAAGACATAAACTCAAGAAGAGGAAGTTAAAATGAAAACAGATCTTCACAAATCACTAACCAAAGAGGACAATAAACCACCTGTTCATTTTAACAGGGCTTCCCTCAACCTTGAAAATTAAAGAAGGAATAAAACATAATGCAAAAAATCTCAAGAAACATTGTCCagatcacatttcaccccaattaaaaaaagaaaaaataataagatAGTAGATTTTTGCATAAAGGAAATTTACCATATTTTAGAAccattatacattttttgcattgtaacattattttcaagacacATTTCCCTGCAAAATTCTTCTACTTTTGATTTTACTTTTGCACTCTAATTGCTATAATTTCCAATAGTTATTCTAATTAAATCCTCAATACTGTCATACAGTAATTATTGTATTATAAATCAGCATACATTGTCAGGAAAATAATTTCATAATGCAAAAAatcctaaaaaaataaatcttatttctttattttgattttggggaaaaaatgtgtGCTGGACATGGTTTTGTTATAGTCACCCATTCAGGTGTTAAAACAATCAATTAACTGTATGTATTTGATAAAGCAGTCTTTCACAGTTTTGTCATTCAATGACTTAATCTGTTGTCAAACATCCTGTGAATGGAATTCTGGGTAGGTGATGAGGACTGAGCTAGTGGATGGTCCTGTTAGTGGGAAGCAGTGTGGTGCTCCGAGCCCAGCAGCCTCCCTGGCCCCATACTGACAGACGCCCCTAGTGTCATGCTAGCTAGTAGTCCTCTGCTGCTTGAGCACAGTGTAGACATTATCCACTTTACTGAGTCCTTCAAAGAAAGGGATTAGATCCAACAGCTCTGTGTCAGACATGTCATCGAACCAGGAGGCTACAGGTACCTGAACATGATGgagaaacagaacagaatagtTACAACAGTCTGTGTTTTCATTATATGTGActtttgtttcagtgtttgtgATGCAATTGTGTGATTTTTTTCTGATGTAAAAAAAGGACATTATTGTAATttcatgtatatattatataaaaaaaaaataataatctgtttgctttaaaaataatatgaaaactGGTACAAATCGACAAACAgtagaccaggggtgcccaatacgtcgatcgcgatctaccagtcgatcgcaaaggcaatgctggtagatcgcacaaaattttaatgtatttcgtaaaattttaatacaaataaatataatgtttttccatatttttgtttctgtctgacttgcacttgacgagtacattttgaccaggcaagatttttgtttattcagttgccatgacaactaggtttgcgccttccaagggcttcttagaacagagcgcgaaattgcgaagctagcagtttttgaggctagctaccagcagctaatgcccggattatacaaaactgtctgattcaattcagtgcaaatcatcagaatagggtaaatgccctggctattgtttatattgtgctgtaggtgttttgggtttagtgttaaaactgaatgatatcaacattgaacattattatatatttttttaattaattagaagatgaattacatgtaggcataaatgcagtagtcccaacaagcatttttttttttaaaaacaaaactgtgttttttttagttggtagatttattgagttggtcatttaaaagtagatcatcacgcaaaaaagtgTGGACAACCCTGCAGTAGACAAACAAATTCTGATAAAATTTAAAGGAGTATTTATTCACCCAGATATTTAAAACATGTATACTGTTAATAagccgtggaacacaaaaggacacaaTCTTTACACAGGTCTTTTCCATATGACGACCGTTCATAATGACCATGGCTAAGATTCAAAAGTGACAAAACAACCCCACCAAAACAGGATCATAATAGTCAGTATGACTTGTCTCCTAGATTCTAAATCTGTTTATTCTCACTCCAAGTTGAATTCACTGAATGATTTGGTTGCAGCATTTCTTGAGTTAACAACTGACTTATATTTCTGTAGGCTCATGTGGcctcaaaagacttggaatggaatacttaaatgcttttttttttttttttggaacttaACTCTCAAGGTTAAGTTGTTAACTGTtaactgttgttgtatggaaaagactatgttccacaaaagaaaaaaacaggtttggaatgacatgaggatgagtaaatatttccttttcattttgggtaaactattcctttaacgatAATGGACATGCACATATTTACTATATTGTTAGACACAAAGAAGTAGTAACTGCAAAAGAACAAAGAAAGGCGATACCGCAGAGACATACAGCATTGTCTGGGTGGAAGATGTAGGAGGCTGGCGAGTTGTCTACAATGATGACTTTGTTTAGATCCCTGCCTAGACGGCTCAAGTCTTTGACGTAGTTTCCACGGTGGAACACACAAGATTCCCGAAAAAGCCGGCTTCGGAAAGCACCCCACTTGTCCAGCAGGTCCGAGACGGGATCAGCATACTAGAAAAAGAGAATGCCAGTAATGTGACTGGTGCGGTTAGATTGTAGAGTTTTAACAACAAAATAATGAATCTGTCTTACTTCCTAATAACAAAGTCCAAGCTGAAGAAATTATTTTAGAGCTagctaacaaaataattaataaataaaaaattatattgactaAAAgacatttccatgattttttcCAGGTCTGGCCaagaacattttaaaggaatagttcacccaaagatgagaattctctcatcatttactcaccctcataccatcctagctgtatatgactttctttctttcttttgctgaacacaaatgaagatttttagaagaatatctctgttggtccacacaaggcaataaatgggtaccaacattttgaaactccaaaaagcacataatccataagactccagtaattaaatctatatcttcagaagtgatatgaaaggtgtggggaagaaacggatcaatatttaagtccttttttactataaattcttctccctgcccagtaggtggcaatatgcacaaagaacgcaaattaccaaaaacaaaagaagaatttgaaagtggatTGATcataaaaaaggttttaaatattgatctgtttctcacccacacttatcatatcgcttcagaagacatggatttaaacactggagttgtatggataactttaacgctgcctttatatgcccctattcacttgcatggtgatgacctacagagctgagatattcttctaaaaatcttcatctgtgttctgcagaagaaagtaagtcatacacatctgggatggcatgagggtaaatgatgagagaattttcctttttttgtgaactatccttttaagtatgGTATTTGATAAATAAGGAACATatgggcagggttggggagtaacggaatacattgtATTGATAGTttctttattgttttcctgtaaaatgtttaaaaatccttaaaacaagatacatttgatagatcttgttttagaaacagcaTAACATATTATGTTTTTGAGAGAATgtaattttaacatgtgtatttggtcttactgtactggcagagtttttatagtcaaaacaagtgaaaaaaatcaaccagtgctaaataagtaatccaaattatttagaatatgttactgaccttgagtaatctaaagaaatacattacaaattacattttacagcatgtattctgtaatctgtagtggaatacatttcaaagtaaccctcccaaccctgcatatgggctactaaatattttatgatacttttatggtgcttatgtgtactttttgaagcttgaaaggtcTAGagcccattcattgtaattgtatagaaaaaacatacaatataTAGCATAGaacattttccttttgtgttccatggatgaaagaatGTTACATAGGACTGGAACATGATGATgaataaattatggcagaattctGAAAATGTCCTGATATTCctaattttttcttcttcaatgaACCCTGTAATTGTCTATAAAACTGATACACACAGTGAGTGATGATCttaaagcctatttattaaaCTCAATGTTGAATACTTTGAAGAGTGCAAAACATCTCTGGTTAcaaatgtaacctcggttccctgaaaAGAAGGGAACAAGatattgctgtaagcactatggggagcATCCTTCACAcaaccttgttgaaacccttatcCAATTACGGCAATCTtttgattggcaatggtgtctgagccccaGCCGCTTAGGCGCGCAGTAGTCCTATATAAGCGGGCGCTCCATTTCCTCTGAATTTTCTGACTGAATTTTAGTAGAGCAGCCAGCTTTAGCACGGTCTCATTCtattcatctcagggaaccgatgTTACATGTGTTACCAAAGACGTTTcctttcgattcagttcactcgacattgctgtaagcaGTATGGGGAACAATATCCATCACACCGCACTACGCAACATAGTTATTACACTAACAAGTTATATTCATAATATGACTTATAAGTCATATTAAAGTGTATATGAATAGTCCAGCATGGTGGATGCCAAATGGAAACTAATGTAATCTGGGATTTATATGAACCATATAGATACAATATACACAGTATGGATTATTAACACTCTCACAATAAGGTTGGGAAAGTAGGTTTTATTTCTTATGGGAGTGCTTCTGACTTTAAAAGAAGCAGTTCAACAGCATATAATTAGGTGGCTGTGTTGAATATAGTCGGTAGCCCACCTGTAATAAGGGCTTGGGCTCACCCATTTGAAAGTAAGAAGCGATCTATACAGAGAGGCCTTGTGAGGTGATGGACGCCACATCCAGGTATTTCTATCATCtccagaaaccaggactgattgggctATTTCGGTGCAATtacagaactgtttccatgtcctctcagactttgctgatgacaaaatGGAGGCGCaccgggggaaacgcatacttgcgtttCACCGGCCATTTGTGAGTCCACATCCAGCGGGGCTTGGGACATGGAGTACCAGAGGGGATAGTGGGTGTTCTCCGAAGAGGCGAATAGGTCCACTTTTGCTTTgaagaatatttcccaaatcctcatcactgtctgaggatgaagtctccattcccctggtaATACTCCCTGGCATGACAACAGATCTGCTCTGAAATTCATGTGGACATGTGTCGCACGCAATGAAAGGAGATGATGCCCACTCCATTGGAGTAGGCATTGTGTCATGCTCATTAATTGTGGTGATCGGAGTCCGCCCTGGCCATTTatgtatgccacaaatgctgtgttGTCCAAacgaatcagaatgtggtgaCTGGTGACTCACAATTtcggaatgaaaagctctcaaagctagaaagacagtCTGTATTTctaggcggttgatgtgccaAGCCCAAGTCAGGTGTCCATCGCAGACCGCAAACATCCTGTGTTGCATGCATCTGTGGTCACCACTTTTCTTCACAAACACCCTGTTTGTAGAAGGCCAGTGCTGTCCATgttgctagagcagccagacagcagCGAGTCACCACAATGTGCATGTGCCCGAGGCTTCAGGCAAGATGTGGAATGTGCTGTTTGAGCCAGTACTGGAGAGGTCTCGTGTAACAGACCTAACGGTATGATGGCAGATGCTGCCACCATAAAACTCAGCATTCTCTGAAATGATTTCAgttttccccagtttgaactgacaCAGACACCAAAGAATGGTCGATCTCACCGAGTCGAGACAAAACCCTAAAAAGGAGATTTGCTGGCTGGGAAAAAGTGTGCTTTTTGCCCAGTTGACATTAGACCCAGATTTTTCAGATGGTAAAGCAGCAAGTCACTGTGTACGCTCAATAGTGTCTCTGATTGGACTAGTAATAGCCAATCATTGAGGTAATTGAAAACATGCACACCGTTCATTTTCAAAGGGGTGAGTGCCGCTTTTATTCATTTCGTTAACATGcaaggagccagagacagaccgaaaggaaggactttgaattgaCATGCTGTTCCTTCAAACATGAATCTCAAAAACCGTGAGTGACTCACTGGTGAatgaaagtacgtgtccttcagatcTATTAACTCAAACCAGTCTTGAAGAAGGATGTGCGATAAAATCTGTTTCTATGTTATCATTTTGAATGGCCGCTTCATGAGCACGCGATTCAAAGCATCTCAGATCTAGAATGGCGATGAAGCACTATAAAAAGCCTTACATGGCATAGCCAAAGAGAAAGTCGGGCGACACCGGGGTGTTGAGGAAGACGGCTTTCTCTGCTTCACGCATCTCTATGAGAGTTAGCTAAATATGCTGGTCCAGAACCACCAGGCTGCTCATCGTTTTGCCGATGGCCTGAGCGGTAGTTTCGTGGCCCACTGAACTTGAAAAACCTGGAGCACCAACATGCTGTAGATGGCTGATCCAGCTTGGCCCACTGCTGTATAAGCTCTTCCAGCCAGTGCAGACATCAGTCGACAGCCTCCTATGGCAGTATTATGGCAGAGATTAGCTGCGACTGCCTGTTCCACCGGGGGAAGCTTTGAGTAGCCTTTTCCCTCAGCGTGATCAACTTAAGTGTGGACGGCAGCATCTCCGACCTGAGTGTGCAATAATTAGGGTGCACGCTAGGTCTTTGTGAGCTCTGTGTGTACCTCAGGGAAAAATGGTGCGCTTCTATGGAGCGTGGTCTGTTGATGACAGCCGGTTTCTGGTTCTTCTGGAGGGGCTTTTGAACAGCCCTTGTGAGGATGCGAAGAAGCTTCTTGTCTGTGGTGTGTGCACGTTCTTAACCCTCGCTGTGGGAAGAAGCTGCAACATCCTCCGTAAACCACTCGCCAGAAGCTGCGAGTGACACAGCATCATCCCCATTGTCAGAGCCACCAAACGTAATGAGGTCATTTGCTCCAACAGAGGGCCCGAGCTCATCACGCACATATTGCACAGGAAAGGATGTTAGATCGGAAGTTTGGGTGGCTTGCGCCGGCACAAGATTCTCCTCTAATTCTACCAGCTCAACCTCACTGCCTCGCTGTGACTCCTCATGTGGTAACTCAAGTCTTAACATAGAAGAGGTGGATGGGAGGGCACGAGAGGCCAAATCTTCCCTCAGAACAAGGTCGATCCTAGAGTGCAACGTTGATGCCCTCACAGAGAGGGCAGTCTGTCTTCATGAGAGCTGCTTGTGCTTGATCCAGGCATTGAACGCATCTCTTGTTCTCATCAGGTGGCGGGATGTGCCGTTCGCATAGGAAACACTTGCAGAAcgatatctttaaaaaaaaatgcgtATCACGCAAGCGGCTCTTTAGTTAGTATTATATACGTGAAAAGGATATAGTAACTCCAGCCGAAGCACCGCGTTGATCAATGATGAGCGTCTGAAGAAAAGAATCTGTTCACTGAGAGCATCTTCATTGACCATGTGGAGAACTCTTCACAGAACACACAGGGGAGCGGAAAGCCTCTCCGTGCAGGCCCTGAGCACAGGCGATTAGTCGTACGGTTCACGTCTTGCTGAGAAGTTCTATCTGCTGTAAGTGTATATCGACGGCGAAGCACAAAAGGGTTCCAAGACGAAGACGAAGTTTGCAGTCTTGAAAGAAaacaattctgaagaaatggtcaCCGAGCGCCCGCTTATATAGGACTACTGCACGCTTCAAGTGAACTCTTTCTGGATTTCTTACCTTGGCTAAACTTGCAGTGAATAACACACACTCGAACAGTTCCCCCATCCGTTTAAGGAACTCGTCCACATGAGGTCTCTTCAACACATACACCTAGATGCAGCAAACAGACAAAGGAATAATGGttaaattatgtaattacttttaaatttaaAAGATTACATTTCACTGCTAGCATGTAAAGGGGAAATCCAGCATATGAGAAAAAAACTGGCACTGAATTAGATCACATGCATACATTGCTTTGCACCATTCCAGAACAAGATATATTGCTTAATAAAACTGATATCACCCTGCATATCAGTTAACGAAGAGCTTTATGTGATTGAACGATAAACTCTTTTTTAAGACATGTAATTAAACGGGTTGTTTTACATAGAAAACTGGGTCAGCCAAGTACAGTTATGAAGCTGGTGGTCTTTCTCCTGAACCAAGTCATCCCGAATAGGCTTTCCTGACATCACAAGCCTATCCTGGATTACTTGAAACAGGCCAAAGCCTGAGGTTTTCCAGACGTCTTCAATCTCTTGGTATAACTGGGGCTGTAGTTGCCCTTTAAAGGGCCATGGCATAGTGTTGGCAAAGCTTGAGAGAGCAGGAGACACGTTCTGAGATAAGATTGATGGCCAGAGAGTTCTCAGAAGCCTGCCAGGGTTTCTCCATTTCGTCAGGATACAAAAATAGCCACCTGCTGCTTGGACACATCAGCTGAGATGGCAATGATACTAGCAGGTAGAACACCCAGTGTTAAGCGGCAATATGTAAACAGAGGAGAAAACGATTGTCTGAAGAGTTCTATATGACTCTTTTGGTGTTGTTCAACAGAGAGTAAAAGCAGAATGACAAATGGAGGTCATATAAATTAGATTTATTGACAAATTCCAACTCTTTAATTGTAGACAACTATCCAATGGCAACCTTATATGAGGTCAGATTTTACTCACCTGGTGCACTGTTCCATCAATTTCCACTGGAATGATAAAGTCAGCATTGTTCACCGGCTGGGAAGACAAATAAAACCCATAAAGCTTATTTGATTGTTCCAGGCAgaagaaaataaacaatacaaaataataggatttcaagttattaaGTTTATTTATCCATGAATAAAGGGTATCTTATACtaatagggatgtcataaaatatcaatatcgaTCGTTGGCACTTTATTTGACCaatatatttattgatatttcATTCAGTTGGCCCCTTGTTTAACAGTCTGGcgtaatagcgttgggagaccacaagagggtgatataataTTTACTAAAGCTGGTCGCGGTCAGGAAAGGGACaggtatcacacacacaaacacaaacacacacacacaggccaagCTGAAGCGG
The Xyrauchen texanus isolate HMW12.3.18 chromosome 14, RBS_HiC_50CHRs, whole genome shotgun sequence genome window above contains:
- the LOC127655197 gene encoding carboxy-terminal domain RNA polymerase II polypeptide A small phosphatase 1-like isoform X3, with amino-acid sequence MDHPSSSIITQVSRDEEASAPLRERGTPPHAAASSKKPRSRGIFHSLFCCLCHDEVDHVPVNNNAPLLVEENGTISKVPAKPLLPQIKSKDVGKICVVIDLDETLVHSSFKPVNNADFIIPVEIDGTVHQVYVLKRPHVDEFLKRMGELFECVLFTASLAKYADPVSDLLDKWGAFRSRLFRESCVFHRGNYVKDLSRLGRDLNKVIIVDNSPASYIFHPDNAVPVASWFDDMSDTELLDLIPFFEGLSKVDNVYTVLKQQRTTS